One genomic segment of candidate division KSB1 bacterium includes these proteins:
- a CDS encoding HPr family phosphocarrier protein, which produces MLEKKVRVQNKLGLHARPAALLVKTANKFKSDVFLTRESQVVNGKSIMGVMMLAANYGSEITLSVKGEDEEAALAELVKLFDGKFGEQ; this is translated from the coding sequence ATGCTGGAGAAAAAAGTCCGCGTTCAGAACAAGCTAGGATTGCATGCGCGCCCGGCTGCGCTTTTGGTCAAAACCGCCAACAAGTTCAAATCCGACGTTTTTTTGACTCGCGAAAGCCAGGTGGTGAACGGCAAAAGCATCATGGGGGTGATGATGCTGGCCGCCAACTACGGCAGCGAGATTACTCTTTCTGTCAAAGGGGAAGATGAAGAAGCCGCACTTGCCGAGCTGGTCAAGCTGTTTGACGGCAAGTTCGGTGAACAATGA